DNA sequence from the Sceloporus undulatus isolate JIND9_A2432 ecotype Alabama chromosome 4, SceUnd_v1.1, whole genome shotgun sequence genome:
AGCAATCACAGCTGTGATACCATATTTCCTAAACCTTATTCTCCcagacacctggaggaccagagaggTCAGAGTGgcggaggtttttaaaaatctcttgctCTTGTTTTATGATTTAGGGGGAATTTTCAAAAGCATATTTTGCTAAGTGACTGAAGAAAGGAAAGGCCTGGAGATGTACATGGAAGGAAATGGGGAACCTGGGCTCTCTTTGGGGCAGAGTCCTGAATAACAGCTCTGCCCAGTTCTATTCAAATGGGTCCTTTCCTAGGCACTTCACAGAGATCCAGGCCAGACAGCTATTCTAGAAATGTTCAGTGCCTTTTTTTGGGATGTGGATGGGGACAATATCACATCTCTATATATCTCAGGGTTCAGACTGgccatctttttgttgttgttggtttgcaTTTTGATAAATTTTTGATAAACACCGAGGGAGCTGCTCTCTAAATTTGACCCTGAGAAACTATCTGAACTAGGTTGATTAGAACTGTGGAATCTCTCCTTATTTGTTTTCAATAAAGAGCAATGATCTGTTTTACatacttggggtttttttttcatttctaaaaaCAAGTACCGTAATTAAAGCTACTTGAATAATCATCTCTCTAAGAGTTGGAAATCTGACTAACCTCTGCAATGCTCTGATAAACGTGCTCTTGCTCCTCAAAGGCTTTCTCTGCTAAGGTCTCCAGGAACCGTTGAGAAAGATCCTCAACATCATCTAATTCATCCTGGTGAAGACAGTGATAAAGAGGAACAAGATCAGATTAAACCAGCACCTGTCTAGACCttggaaaaaatgtttcttttggaCTGCAATAACCAGAATCTCCAGCCATCATATACTGGCTGGGTGAATATTTTAGTCCAAAAGGTCACTTTCCTAAGGTCAGGGTTTGCCACACCGATTTaagcccaatgccatcaggcctgaagaggaagagccctcctctccctcctcccaactgtcatcttctggccttagagggagcgagacgacaggcccaacgccatggggcccggcctcaattaagaagaagagccctcctgccagtccatctgccttggtccaggccttagagggagagaagaatgctggacctgatcccccccaccattcccttctcattttgtgtcgtgtctttttacaCTGTAAGCCTGaaagcagggaaccgtctattatcccctctgttgttagccgcctggattcccagtgattgggcagcatagaaataaatcctattattattattattattattaatattgaaaCTAGCAGAAGCCTCCTTTACACACCTGTTGCTCTTCATTCAAGTTCCGGATGCTCCGCATCAGGGATGCAATCTGGACTGCTTTTACTGGATATTCCTTGTCCATGTATGATCGCAAGACGTTGAGCTCATCTTGAAGGGCTTGCACTTTTGCATTAGTGCGTGTCATCTCCATATCTAATTCTGGGggtgaggaggaagggaagaatcaAGGCAAAGAAGGTTAAGGCAAAGTGTCAcgttttggcatggctttcacAACAGCTGGGCTCTTGGGACCAAGGCCAAAAGTCTCTGTGGGTGTTCAGGCCTGGGGGCTTCTTCTCCACCCTATTCAGCCCCATCACATGTGGGATGTTTCTTACTTCCCATATTCTTTTCCaccattttctctttttccagGAGTTCCCTTTTCGCTCTGCCAACTTGATTTTCACTTGAGTCTACAAGGGTTGTGAGGATTGTCTGTGGAGAGAGAAGCCAAAGGCAGTGGATGTTCAGGACACCTCTGGAAGCTCAAAGCTGGTTGGCACAACTGAGATTAGCCACATGCAGCTTTTAGTCCATTTGCAAATGACTCCTGGCCTGTCTGAGAAAGCCAAGAGAACTATCTCCTCAGTGGCCCAGTAGAAAGTGGATTCCTGTGGTATCACAGGAAAGCTACTGTCTCAAGTGGAAGCCTGAGTTTCAAGACCAAATAGTGTGGGAAGCTGCCATCTGAATGTGTCCGGAAAGGTCCAACTCCATGGCCAGGTGTGGAAGAAATTGGGAGCAACATCTCCACAGAGGATGCTATGTGAGTCCCCAAACCCAGTTGAGCCTTACCCCAAACATGTCATGCTGCTGAAGGAGATCTCTGGCCTGCCTGGCAGTGTCGGCATCCATTTCCTTGATTTTCTCCACCAGCTCCTGGTTCTTCTTCAGGAGAACGTTGGAATGATGCTTCAGTTTGTCCAAGCTGCTTCTCCGGCTCTTGGCAATTCGCTAGAAATATTTTCAAGGGGAGAGGGATTAATATAGTGGGTCACTGCTTCCTGCTCCATGCCCTATCACTCCCCCAAGATCTTACAAAATACCCCATCCCAGAATGCTTGACCTCTGTGGCTATAGCTTCTCTTCCCACTCCCAGTTTTATGTAAGCACCAGCATGTAAGTTGCAGAGGGGGTTTAGTTCCCACCCACCAAGTTTTAGATGGttggttaaaaaaaacctgcccAGGTTTTGTATGTGTGCATAAGGCACTAAGGGCATTACTGCACACCACTTTTAAACCACAAGGATACTGGGAAGGAAGCAGTTTTGGCGATAATCATTGCATCATGATGCCTCAGATCGGTAACTGCCCTGTCCCCAatgcatcccttttcattcacgGGGGAAACCTGTGAACAACCGGCCAACCATGCAAATATtcaggtgtgaaatgtcactcCTGGGGCAACTGCACGATTGCCAGTCACATGGCACCACAGAGTCCCTGTCCCTTCTTCCCCTTACTAATCTGAAGCACCCTGGTTACCCTTCCCTCCGTTTTTATGATGGATGTTATGATGGATAGATGGAAAGTGTTATGTTGCCATTGTATATTCCCTAGTATGACTGCTGTGAGAAAGGGCTGGTGTGATGAAGTCCAAAAATAAATAAGCCAACTAAAACAGCACCAAACATCAGGATTTGTACTGGGCCACCCCTGTGTGTAATGTCATAGGCTGGAtaatatattttgcatattttagcTCTGAATTAAGAAACAGGTTCAGATATAATATAGATCTTTATTCTATAGAATCTAAAATGCCCGTAGAAACTAATGTGCCTACACTAAAAATGTATATAGATAAAAATATACCAGGATCACAAGAGGCCCAGGTGATACTATAATTCTCCCAAAGAATATATAACTAATAATGCtggattaataaataatataaactaTATAAAGCCACCTGCTTATTCTCCTATTATAACTTTCCTAGAATGTCACTGTTTTAGAGATACTTTTAGAAGTGTTGATATTAATTTGCCTATTTAAACAATGGCTTCTCAAGTTGAAAGGCCAAGCAAACAAAAGTTATTTTTACAGCTCTGGATAAGTACAGATTGATGGACAACAACAACCAGCCTCCAACCCCTGAAAAAAAAGAGCAAATCAGTATTAATAGGAGCAGTTATGATAAATCTCAGAACTCCAGCTTGGGGCAAAGCCTTATCGTACCTGCATAATCTTGATGTTGTCCAAGCTCTCTCCCATTATCATTTCCTTGGTCATGACTTGAGGCAAATGGGGCTTCTGTCTCATGGGCATTTTCAAGCCAAAAACAGGAGTTTTTCCACTCACTAGAACAAAACACAacactgtgatgcagcagctaaaaagaccaatgtgattctaagctgcatcaatagaagcatagtatctaggtcaagggaaataatagtgccactctgttctgctttggtcaggcctcaacagttcacaaaggatgttgagaagctggagcatgtctagaggagggcaagcaagatggtgaagagtctggaagccatgccttacgggaagagacttagggagctagatatgtttagcctggagaagagaaggttaagaggtgatatgataaccttgtttaaatatttaaacctgtcatactgaggatggaacaagcttattttctgttgctccagagactggaacacggaacaatggatgcaagctacaggaagagattccacctcaatattaggaagaactttctgacagtaaaggctgtttgacagtggaacacactccttcctcggagattttggtggagtctccttccttggagctctttaagcagaggctggatggccatctgtcaatggggatgctttgattgggatttcctgcacggcagaagggggttggattggatggtccttgcggtctcttccaactctattattctatgattattCTTTTTTTGACAAAACCCAGTTTCCAGTCTGTGCACAAACTTTCAGAGGAGGAAACaatagactttatcacatgtgaggaatttttcttaattttgaatgaaaagaaagtggggccagaacgcattcacgtgaatgcgctagttcagtgaatttacgtgaatgcgaattgcgtttgaactggcttcccattgcccgaaaatagcatgccattgccctaATTTGCGTGTGGTGGTCtgtcacacaataatgttaaatcccatgattgcgttcggattgccattggattatatttcctaTTTTCCTCGTCTGATAACGTCCAATATGTGCAAGTTTCCATGGCCTGATGGGATGAAAGCCCTGCTGCTCTTAGGCGAGAAAAACATGATTCACCACTCAATGCTTCCTACATGAAGTAGGCACACAGCAGATCCACATGCACAATAAGGGGGACTTTTCTTCAcctgatctgtcttttgacttCTGTGGGgccctcttttttccttccttcttcggTTCTGATAAAGAGATCGGTAGCCGAAACGTTTGTTTCTTAGTCGTTTCTTTTCTTTGCCATGGGCTATAATCCTAAATGCAGCAACAGAAAAAAGTAGTTAACAAAGAAGAAATAAGAATTCTTCATTTAACTCCTTTGTCTTTCCTCGCGCAAAAAGGGGAAAGGGGTTAAGAACAAAGTGTCTCTGCAAACATGTGGAGTGCTTTTCTGCTGCCGAGGAAATGCTTGCTTCCTTGTCTTTCTGGGAGACTCTGAGGCTCCAGAACTCCCAGCTCTGGACTCGTTCCTGTAATCCTTCCAAAGGTGAGTAAAGTATAAAGATGACCAAACATTTAGGATGTCTTTTGACTATTCACCAATTATTACAGCAATGGTACTTAGGGGTTTAGAGgctgggagaaagggaggagaacATTGTTCACCAAACAGGAATTGTGACTCCCCAAATTgttttcctccagtccccaatTTCCAGCTTTCTAGTAACCtgaaacttcagctgagcattagaaatacagtttaggcatccaaagtaaAGGGGTGggcagaggctgcatctacactgcagaaataatgcagtctgacaccacttttactgccatgactcaataccatggaattctgggatttgtagttatgtgagatatttagccttctctgtcagagaggtctggtgctacaacaaactacaaatcccaggattccaaagaacagccatgacagttaaagtggtgccagactgcattatttatgcagtgcagatgcagccagtgacCAAAAGGACGTGACACACAGCAACTAAAAGAGTTCTTGGTGGAAACCACCTTTAATGTCTCACTTTCtacaatgctagacatttggggaccgaaggaaaatttcactgaggggcagaatttttattttgggggagcaatgccctcattttgccccccccccaagatgctGGAGTCTTGTTGCAGTTTGGGGCTAGATTTATCTTAGGGAAGTGTTTGTAAATTGGGTCATTAATGGCTTTCGGCTAGACTTTAAGTCTGTTACAATAGTTTATCTTATTTTGTGCTTTAAGTACATtctcctttattttaaaattatggcgAGCTATAATGAATCCCATCTTTTGGCAATAAAACCATTCAATTAATAGGCTTTCACTTGGTGCTCCCCGCATCCCTCAAAAGCCAAAACAGATAGCCTAGTATTGGTACCAGGGCACCTCACCCGGGGCAAACATTCATCAACGGTGCAACCACAGTGTATACATGTAACTCAGTTGTACATGTTCATCCACAAGAAAAGGAGGCGCACCAATTCAAATCCCATGTTGTTTGCTATCTCCTTCTTTGcaaagtctaaggctttcatacCCGGCTTCCAAAGGGCCAtgcagtatatatactccactcacttccatgccaccaacttctgaagatgccatccacagacgcaggcgaaacgtcaggagtagttcttccagaacatggccacagagaccgAAAACCCCACCAACAGCCACCTCCCTCTTTGTCTGGGGCTTACCGGGTTCTTTAAACTGCTGATCAGGCTCCTGGGCAGCATACTGAAGCCTGGGTTCATGGCAGACATTTTGTAAGCCAGGGAGAGGCCCTGCAAAAGGAGCAGATGCAAACGGAGTGAAGACTCAAGCGCAGAGTCTCAGTAGATGCTTCATAGAAGCAGTTGCTATTGCTCTCCTATGTcagcctctctcagcctcagggaaagggaaaagcaaactccctctgaacagacCTTGCTTGGAAAGCCCCAGGGCAGccttgtcttagggtcactgtaagtcagaagtgacctcaaggcacactctctggAGGAGACATGAGAGCCCTCTTCAAGTACTTGAAGGGATCCcatagtgaggaggaggaggaggaggaggaggaggaggagggagcaagcttcttttctgctgctccagagaacaggaaacaaaggagcaatggatgcaagctgcaggaaaagagattccactcaacattaggaggaacctcctgacagtcagggctgttcgacagaggagcAGACTTCCTTGGagtataatggagtctccttccctggaggcctttaagcggaggctggatgctttgacggagagttcctgcatggcagaagaagggggctggactggggggcccttcttggggtctcttcgaTTATCTATGATCCTATGCTTCTGAGAATAACACTTCCAGGGgctgcctttgccatcctctggcgCTGGAAGACCCCTGGGACTTGCTCAGAGCCACTGATCCAGGTCTCTTCTGGAGTCATAGGGGTTCAAGATGGCTGCTACtgtaataacagcagcagcagcacaggccCAGCTCGGCCAGGGCAGCCTGAAGACCTCCCTGGGGtccatccatctgccttggtccagcctcagagggagagaaggcccACGGGGGCTTCTCCTTCTGGGCCCTGCCTTCCGGattgagagcctttagggctgaaggaagGGGCACAAGCGCCAGGCATCAAGGGACGCTGCTACTAACAGCGCTGCTATTGATGGCCGTTTGTTGGTCAGCTGGGCTCCCTTTCGGGAGAAAGGCGACATACAAAGGAAGTACATGAGGAGATATCGCGGCAGGAAGACAGGATtcagacaaacaacaacagcGACGCAAAGGTCTGTTTATTCATCGTCTGTATTTGTTTTGTGTGCATTTAGCGCAGTTTCTGTCTGTTACATCATTATCTCATTATTTCATGTGAAGCAACATAAAGCAACACGTGACTCTGAGCCAATTAGCCATTCCGCCCTTTTAACTGACTTTCAGTTAAATCAACTCTTTTTACctgatgttttgttttatctttgaaCGTCCAACCCTTTTTCCCGCGTCTTCCGCGTCTCCTAGCAACCAAGGAAAGGGCGGGGCGCGACCTGACCGTCGCCATGGCGACTTCCGGAAGTACGGAAGCCGAGCAGGAGAAGCCTTACAGCATTCCGCGGATCCAGGGACCGTCGACAAAGTCCCCCGCGTTGTCCAAAGCGTTTCTCCTCCTGAGCCGACAGGCGGCAAAAACTGTTCCAGCGACACTGTTTTCGGAAGAGTCCTGTTCCTTGTCTCTCGTCTCTCGCTTTGTTCCTTGCTCCGCCCCAAGTTCTGATATGGCCATATTTGACCGATAACCCCTTGAAGGAAGGCGGGACTACGCCTCAGACCTGGCCACGCCCAGTGTTCTAGTGCGCATGCCCCGCCTCTTCAGCAAGTGGCGCATGCGCGCTTCATTTTCTGAGGTTCTGCTCTTGTGGGAGCCTCAGGGGTCATCCAGCCCAATGCTGCCTGACTCAGTGAGGGATCTCCAGCTGAAGACTCCCTGCTTTTCATGGAAggccctccagtccaagccccttctgccatgcaggaactctccatcaaagcactccaTGAGACACATGGCCTCCCAGCCTCCTAaggttgagtggaatctcttttcctgctgcttgcatccattgctccattgggtcctattctctggagcagcaggaaaaaagcttgctccctcctcagtatgacatccctcatcatcatatcacctcttcacctcctcttctccaggctgaacatccccagctcccttggCCTCTTCTCATAGAGCTtcttggcttccagacccttcaccattttagtgctCTGTGTCCTGTgctgtcacctcttaaccttctcttccccaagctaaacatacccagctccctaagtctctcttcataccttccagaccttccaccattttggtctccctcacagaatcctagagttggaagagaccccaagaagggccatccatcccaatctccttctgccatgcagggactctccatcaaagcatccccaacagaagatggccatccagcctctgcttaaaggcctccaaagaaggagactccaccaaactcttactgccaggacgttcctcctaatgttggggtggaatccaGTGCAGTCCAACCCTCCGCTCAGTGTGGGATCTCCTTTGGATCGCTTTGAGTCAGAAACGACCAAGTGACATAATAGCAacatatgtaatatagctgtaaatagaCCATATGGAATGAATGTATATATCTATTGGTGGCTTTAGCTTAGTGTGCTaggctacgactctggagtctagtgttcgattcccagctaggcagtgaaacccactgggtccctttgggcaagtcacactctctcagcctcagggcaaggcaatggccaacctcctctgaacaaatcttgccaagaaaacctcataaatcagaaatgacttgaagacacgtaACA
Encoded proteins:
- the C4H20orf96 gene encoding uncharacterized protein C20orf96 homolog isoform X4; this encodes MATVRSRPALSLVARRRGRRGKKGWTFKDKTKHQGLSLAYKMSAMNPGFSMLPRSLISSLKNPDYSPWQRKETTKKQTFRLPISLSEPKKEGKKRAPQKSKDRSVSGKTPVFGLKMPMRQKPHLPQVMTKEMIMGESLDNIKIMQRIAKSRRSSLDKLKHHSNVLLKKNQELVEKIKEMDADTARQARDLLQQHDMFGTILTTLVDSSENQVGRAKRELLEKEKMVEKNMGKLDMEMTRTNAKVQALQDELNVLRSYMDKEYPVKAVQIASLMRSIRNLNEEQQDELDDVEDLSQRFLETLAEKAFEEQEHVYQSIAEKKLRQYQDGLEQMSRNNLELKRQIAGQKEVHSRYGCCSQHPHR
- the C4H20orf96 gene encoding uncharacterized protein C20orf96 homolog isoform X3, which gives rise to MATVRSRPALSLVARRRGRRGKKGWTFKDKTKHQGLSLAYKMSAMNPGFSMLPRSLISSLKNPDYSPWQRKETTKKQTFRLPISLSEPKKEGKKRAPQKSKDRSVSGKTPVFGLKMPMRQKPHLPQVMTKEMIMGESLDNIKIMQRIAKSRRSSLDKLKHHSNVLLKKNQELVEKIKEMDADTARQARDLLQQHDMFGTILTTLVDSSENQVGRAKRELLEKEKMVEKNMGKLDMEMTRTNAKVQALQDELNVLRSYMDKEYPVKAVQIASLMRSIRNLNEEQQDELDDVEDLSQRFLETLAEKAFEEQEHVYQSIAEIIGELVKEIKELHRSIIKLHHSIGDPRDVIFADVLLRRPKCTPDMDVVLNIPTDEDFPL
- the C4H20orf96 gene encoding uncharacterized protein C20orf96 homolog isoform X2, which gives rise to MATVRSRPALSLVARRRGRRGKKGWTFKDKTKHQGLSLAYKMSAMNPGFSMLPRSLISSLKNPDYSPWQRKETTKKQTFRLPISLSEPKKEGKKRAPQKSKDRSVSGKTPVFGLKMPMRQKPHLPQVMTKEMIMGESLDNIKIMQRIAKSRRSSLDKLKHHSNVLLKKNQELVEKIKEMDADTARQARDLLQQHDMFGTILTTLVDSSENQVGRAKRELLEKEKMVEKNMGKLDMEMTRTNAKVQALQDELNVLRSYMDKEYPVKAVQIASLMRSIRNLNEEQQDELDDVEDLSQRFLETLAEKAFEEQEHVYQSIAEKKLRQYQDGLEQMSRNNLELKRQIAGQKEIIGELVKEIKELHRSIIKLHHSIGDPRDVIFADVLLRRPKCTPDMDVVLNIPTDEDFPL
- the C4H20orf96 gene encoding uncharacterized protein C20orf96 homolog isoform X1 translates to MATVRSRPALSLVARRRGRRGKKGWTFKDKTKHQGLSLAYKMSAMNPGFSMLPRSLISSLKNPDYSPWQRKETTKKQTFRLPISLSEPKKEGKKRAPQKSKDRSVSGKTPVFGLKMPMRQKPHLPQVMTKEMIMGESLDNIKIMQRIAKSRRSSLDKLKHHSNVLLKKNQELVEKIKEMDADTARQARDLLQQHDMFGTILTTLVDSSENQVGRAKRELLEKEKMVEKNMGKLDMEMTRTNAKVQALQDELNVLRSYMDKEYPVKAVQIASLMRSIRNLNEEQQDELDDVEDLSQRFLETLAEKAFEEQEHVYQSIAEKKLRQYQDGLEQMSRNNLELKRQIAGQKEARIAIIGELVKEIKELHRSIIKLHHSIGDPRDVIFADVLLRRPKCTPDMDVVLNIPTDEDFPL